A stretch of Miscanthus floridulus cultivar M001 chromosome 13, ASM1932011v1, whole genome shotgun sequence DNA encodes these proteins:
- the LOC136500094 gene encoding glycine-rich protein DOT1-like, whose protein sequence is MKHFDSVDFPSRKSGRFTSLLPAPLLLPLSPLLSSSSSSAALQSRAGACGASRGAWPGGGGGGPPGSVDGGRGRWATGERGRGAAAVPHSRVRRGGASSGAGPNQEGRHVGGRWRGARPGGAGLGSGDAGTTVALSGVGQARPGRGLGGAEAGGTGDGGGAGKVARSVRV, encoded by the coding sequence atgaaacatttcgactctgtggatttcccttcgcggaaatcaggtcgtttcacctCCCTTCtccctgctcctcttcttctccccttATCCCctcttctctcttcctcctcctcctccgccgctctGCAGAGCCGGGCCGGTGCGTGCGGGGCCAGCCGGGGAGCATGGCCGGGTGGCGGCGGGGGTGGGCCACCGGGGAGCGTGGACGGGGGGCGGGGACGGTGGGCCACCGGCGAGCGTGGCCGGGGGGCGGCGGCAGTGCCCCACAGCCGGGTGAGGCGGGGCGGCGCGTCGAGCGGCGCGGGGCCCAACCAGGAGGGGCGGCATGTCGGAGGCCGGTGGCGCGGGGCCCGACCAGGAGGGGCGGGGCTGGGCTCGGGCGATGCGGGGACAACGGTGGCGCTCAGCGGGGTGGGGCAGGCTCGGCCGGGGCGGGGGCTGGGAGGGGCTGAGGCGGGGGGGACTGGTgatggcggcggcgcgggcaaGGTGGCCAGGAGCGTGAGAGTGTGA